In a genomic window of Lycium ferocissimum isolate CSIRO_LF1 chromosome 9, AGI_CSIRO_Lferr_CH_V1, whole genome shotgun sequence:
- the LOC132031568 gene encoding uncharacterized protein LOC132031568 yields MKDLVTKRKHASFEMVGVTHHCSSIVTKALVLKKEYPGAFISPCSIGMYNFVKALCDLGTSINLIPLAIFNKLGLGTPQPTTMRLLMVDRTVKKLLGILYDVIVRVDRFIFPSDFVILDCEVDFEVSIILGRPFLAMGRAPVDVERDDLKFRMNDEEITFYICKSMEQPVDMSVVSVINTIDEATETTVDHEHLGEMLAAVIMNYEGEREEEFEETVNALIGLGSYHYNPKKFDLDLKKRETPPTKPSIIEPPLELKPLPSHLRYEFLGPSNTLPVIIFARLMDKQRERLLVTLRRYKKAIGWCITDI; encoded by the coding sequence ATGAAAGACCTTGTGACCAAGAGGAAACATGCTAGTTTTGAAATGGTGGGAGTTACACATCATTGTAGCTCTATTGTGACAAAAGCCTTGGTTCTAAAGAAGGAATATCCAGGAGCTTTCATTAGTCCTTGCAGTATTGGGATGTATAACTTTGTAAAAGCCTTATGTGATCTTGGAACAAGTATCAACTTGATACCGCTTGCTATCTTTAACAAGTTGGGTTTGGGCACTCCCCAGCCCACAACAATGAGGTTGCTAATGGTGGATAGAACTGTGAAGAAACTGTTGGGTATCCTTTATGATGTGATTGTGAGAGTTGATCGGTTCATTTTTCCGTCCGACTTTGTGATTTTGGATTGTGAAGTTGATTTCGAGGTGTCCATAATCTTGGGAAGACCTTTCTTGGCTATGGGACGTGCTCCTGTAGATGTGGAGAGGGATGACCTAAAATTTAGAATGAATGACGAAGAAATCACTTTCTATATTTGCAAGTCAATGGAACAACCGGTGGATATGAGTGTTGTGTCGGTTATTAACACAATTGATGAAGCCACGGAGACAACCGTTGATCATGAACATTTGGGTGAGATGTTAGCGGCTGTGATAATGAACTATGAGGGGGAACGTGAAGAAGAATTCGAGGAGACAGTTAATGCATTGATTGGGTTGGGTTCATACCATTACAATCCAAAGAAGTTTGATCTTGATTTAAAAAAACGAGAAACTCCTCCCACAAAGCCTTCCATTATTGAGCCTCCGTTGGAACTCAAACCTCTTCCTTCACATTTGAGGTATGAATTTCTTGGTCCTAGCAACACATTGCCCGTAATTATTTTCGCCCGGTTGATGGATAAGCAAAGAGAGAGGCTATTGGTGACCTTGAGAAGATACAAAAAAGCTATTGGTTGGTGTATTACGGATATCTAA